The Vicia villosa cultivar HV-30 ecotype Madison, WI linkage group LG1, Vvil1.0, whole genome shotgun sequence genome includes a region encoding these proteins:
- the LOC131598595 gene encoding uncharacterized protein LOC131598595, translating into MAEVWGVVEGLKLSFSRGFRKVVVSIDSKRVIQAILHKENNGDSDLALIRHIRLLMADHDVVMLEHSFREVNCVADELAKVGRLLKIDCKFFDEAPDFLKIFFERILLVFLLLE; encoded by the coding sequence ATGGCCGAGGTGTGGGGTGTTGTTGAGGGTCTTAAGCTCTCTTTCTCTAGAGGTTTTAGGAAGGTTGTTGTTAGTATTGACTCTAAACGAGTTATTCAAGCAATCTTGCATAAAGAGAACAATGGTGATTCTGACTTGGCCTTGATTCGTCATATTCGTTTGCTAATGGCCGATCATGATGTCGTGATGTTAGAGCATTCCTTTCGAGAAGTAAATTGTGTAGCTGATGAGCTAGCTAAGGTTGGACGGCTTTTGAAGATTGACTGCAAGTTTTTCGACGAGGCTCCTGATTTCCTAAAAATCTTCTTCGAAAGGATTCTCTTGGTTTTTCTTCTCCTAGAATAG